From Gallus gallus isolate bGalGal1 chromosome 14, bGalGal1.mat.broiler.GRCg7b, whole genome shotgun sequence, one genomic window encodes:
- the SEPTIN12 gene encoding neuronal-specific septin-3 isoform X1, whose translation MARLSVKEHLDGILSDFEALKKSFEAEDAGDAPGSPIASPLPVGATESHRALQPSPTPHSPLLRGQHRAGRAPGGIASFQSHAGPGSDGESLRSSSSSLESPAAPQLPAASLAADSCLKKVPSHGCVFPVEAECSLHVAAGHSSLPALDLHIAEEPGIPPPAPCPTPPWGARSPTAPPHTRLPSSSSSAEVAPGLPRTQLRVSLSASPRLARPTPPTATAATGPGEGLLPPAAPFKLVSQPQTVQVSSQPAFLGGMVLGPGTPLALRNMGSTGPTMGTCLVTPRGLSQAADGCCATATPEHGSSLEPQERSMEAAAVPQELPPDRGAHELFGYVGIEAVLEQMKVKTMKMGFEFNIMVVGQSGLGKSTMVNTLFKSKVSRKASQPSQEERIPKTVQLQSVTHVIEEKGVKMKLTVTDTPGFGDQINNENCWDPIIKYINEQYERYLREEILITRKRKIPDSRVHGCVYFIPPTGHWLRPLDLEFMRRLSKIVNVVPVIAKADTLTLEEREEFKQRIQQDLKAHSISVYPQEDFDEDPDDRLLNDRIREKIPFAVVGADQEHQVNGKRVLGRKTKWGIIEVENPEHCEFPMLRDLLIRSHLQDLKDITHNVHYESYRVRRLNESNRPAPSSNNGLPGRDEDGEESNL comes from the exons ATGGCCCGGCTCTCGGTGAAGGAGCACCTGGACGGGATCCTCAGCGACTTCGAAG CCCTCAAGAAGTCGTTTGAGGCAGAGGATGCAGGTGATGCTCCCGGATCCCCCATTGCGTCCCCGCTGCCCGTGGGTGCCACCGAGAGCCACCGGGCGCTGCAGCCCAGCCCTACACCACACAGCCCATTGCTCCGGGGTCAGCACCGCGCTGGCAGGGCTCCAGGCGGCATCGCCTCCTTCCAGAGCCACGCGGGGCCGGGCAGCGACGGGGAGAGCCTGcgcagctccagctccagcctggAGAGCCCCGCGGCCCCCCAGcttcctgcagcctccctggCCGCCGACTCCTGCTTGAAGAAAGTGCCATCACACGGCTGCGTCTTCCCAGTGGAAGCAGAATGTTCCCTGCACGTGGCCGCCGGGCACAGCTCACTGCCGGCACTGGACCTGCACATCGCCGAGGAGCCGGGCATCCCCCCGCCAGCCCCATGCCCCACGCCGCCGTGGGGTGCCCGCAGCCCCACCGCCCCGCCCCACACCcgcctgccttcctcctcctcaagCGCTGAGGTagccccagggctgccccgCACACAGCTCAGGGTCAGCCTCAGTGCCAGCCCCCGCCTGGCTCGCCCGACCCCCCCGACTGCCACTGCGGCCACCGGCCCCGGGGAGGGGCTGCTCCCCCCGGCCGCCCCCTTCAAGCTGGTGTCGCAGCCGCAGACGGTGCAGGTGAGCTCCCAGCCTGCCTTCCTCGGGGGGATGGTGCTGGGGCCGGGCACCCCgctggcactgaggaacatgggcAGCACCGGCCCCACCATGGGGACCTGCTTGGTGACGCCGCGTGGGCTCAGCCAGGCTGCAGATGGATGCTGTGCCACAGCGACACCGGAGCACG GGAGCAGCCTGGAGCCCCAGGAGCGCAGCATGGAGGCGGCGGCCGTGCCCCAAGAGCTGCCCCCTGACCGTGGGGCGCACGAGCTGTTTGGGTACGTGGGGATCGAGGCCGTGCTCGAGCAGATGAAGGTGAAGACCATGAAGATGGGCTTTGAATTCAACATCATGGTTGTCG GGCAGAGCGGGCTGGGGAAGTCCACCATGGTGAACACCCTCTTCAAGTCCAAGGTGAGCCGCAAAGCCTCGCAGCCCAGCCAGGAGGAGCGCATCCCAAAGACGGTGCAGCTGCAGTCGGTCACCCACG TTATTGAGGAGAAGGGGGTGAAGATGAAGCTGACGGTGACGGACACGCCGGGATTTGGGGACCAGATCAACAACGAGAACTG CTGGGACCCCATCATCAAGTACATCAACGAGCAGTACGAGAGGTACCTGCGCGAGGAGATCCTCATCACCCGCAAGAGGAAGATCCCGGACAGCCGGGTGCACGGCTGCGTGTACTTCATCCCCCCCACGGGGCACTG GCTGCGTCCCCTCGACCTGGAGTTCATGCGGAGGCTGAGCAAGATCGTCAACGTGGTGCCGGTGATTGCCAAGGCTGACACGCTCACCCTGGAGGAGCGGGAGGAGTTCAAGCAGCGG ATCCAGCAGGACCTGAAGGCCCACTCCATCAGCGTGTACCCGCAGGAGGATTTTGATGAGGACCCTGATGACCGGTTGCTCAACGATAGGATCCGG GAGAAGATCCCCTTCGCCGTGGTGGGGGCGGACCAGGAGCACCAGGTGAACGGCAAACGGGTGCTGGGCCGCAAGACCAAGTGGGGCATCATCGAAG TGGAGAACCCGGAGCACTGTGAGTTCCCCATGCTGCGGGACCTGCTCATCCG GTCCCACCTGCAGGACCTCAAGGACATCACCCACAACGTGCATTACGAGAGCTACCGCGTGCGGCGGCTGAACGAGAGCAACCGGCCGGCGCCGAGCTCCAACAACGGGCTGCCGGGCAGGGATGAGGACGGGGAGGAGAGCAACCTCTGA
- the SEPTIN12 gene encoding septin-12 isoform X3, with product MPGSSLEPQERSMEAAAVPQELPPDRGAHELFGYVGIEAVLEQMKVKTMKMGFEFNIMVVGQSGLGKSTMVNTLFKSKVSRKASQPSQEERIPKTVQLQSVTHVIEEKGVKMKLTVTDTPGFGDQINNENCWDPIIKYINEQYERYLREEILITRKRKIPDSRVHGCVYFIPPTGHWLRPLDLEFMRRLSKIVNVVPVIAKADTLTLEEREEFKQRIQQDLKAHSISVYPQEDFDEDPDDRLLNDRIREKIPFAVVGADQEHQVNGKRVLGRKTKWGIIEVENPEHCEFPMLRDLLIRSHLQDLKDITHNVHYESYRVRRLNESNRPAPSSNNGLPGRDEDGEESNL from the exons ATGCCAG GGAGCAGCCTGGAGCCCCAGGAGCGCAGCATGGAGGCGGCGGCCGTGCCCCAAGAGCTGCCCCCTGACCGTGGGGCGCACGAGCTGTTTGGGTACGTGGGGATCGAGGCCGTGCTCGAGCAGATGAAGGTGAAGACCATGAAGATGGGCTTTGAATTCAACATCATGGTTGTCG GGCAGAGCGGGCTGGGGAAGTCCACCATGGTGAACACCCTCTTCAAGTCCAAGGTGAGCCGCAAAGCCTCGCAGCCCAGCCAGGAGGAGCGCATCCCAAAGACGGTGCAGCTGCAGTCGGTCACCCACG TTATTGAGGAGAAGGGGGTGAAGATGAAGCTGACGGTGACGGACACGCCGGGATTTGGGGACCAGATCAACAACGAGAACTG CTGGGACCCCATCATCAAGTACATCAACGAGCAGTACGAGAGGTACCTGCGCGAGGAGATCCTCATCACCCGCAAGAGGAAGATCCCGGACAGCCGGGTGCACGGCTGCGTGTACTTCATCCCCCCCACGGGGCACTG GCTGCGTCCCCTCGACCTGGAGTTCATGCGGAGGCTGAGCAAGATCGTCAACGTGGTGCCGGTGATTGCCAAGGCTGACACGCTCACCCTGGAGGAGCGGGAGGAGTTCAAGCAGCGG ATCCAGCAGGACCTGAAGGCCCACTCCATCAGCGTGTACCCGCAGGAGGATTTTGATGAGGACCCTGATGACCGGTTGCTCAACGATAGGATCCGG GAGAAGATCCCCTTCGCCGTGGTGGGGGCGGACCAGGAGCACCAGGTGAACGGCAAACGGGTGCTGGGCCGCAAGACCAAGTGGGGCATCATCGAAG TGGAGAACCCGGAGCACTGTGAGTTCCCCATGCTGCGGGACCTGCTCATCCG GTCCCACCTGCAGGACCTCAAGGACATCACCCACAACGTGCATTACGAGAGCTACCGCGTGCGGCGGCTGAACGAGAGCAACCGGCCGGCGCCGAGCTCCAACAACGGGCTGCCGGGCAGGGATGAGGACGGGGAGGAGAGCAACCTCTGA
- the SEPTIN12 gene encoding septin-12 isoform X2 translates to MGWGGSRSGCEPEGSVRAPGWGRCALGRAPLFRKRRASLHGRPVSLPPSAHAAPRGEEEEEERRRGCGLQPPPACTPGVIRPVSADRLVVQRGSSLEPQERSMEAAAVPQELPPDRGAHELFGYVGIEAVLEQMKVKTMKMGFEFNIMVVGQSGLGKSTMVNTLFKSKVSRKASQPSQEERIPKTVQLQSVTHVIEEKGVKMKLTVTDTPGFGDQINNENCWDPIIKYINEQYERYLREEILITRKRKIPDSRVHGCVYFIPPTGHWLRPLDLEFMRRLSKIVNVVPVIAKADTLTLEEREEFKQRIQQDLKAHSISVYPQEDFDEDPDDRLLNDRIREKIPFAVVGADQEHQVNGKRVLGRKTKWGIIEVENPEHCEFPMLRDLLIRSHLQDLKDITHNVHYESYRVRRLNESNRPAPSSNNGLPGRDEDGEESNL, encoded by the exons atgggatggggtgggtcACGGAGTGGGTGTGAGCCGGAGGGCAGCGTGCGGGCGCCAGGATGGGGACGGTGCGCTCTCGGGCGCGCTCCTCTTTTCAGGAAGCGCCGAGCTTCACTCCACGGCCGCCCCGTTTCACTTCCACCCAGCGCCCACGCAGCGCCCcggggtgaggaggaggaggaggagcggaggaggggctgtgggctgcagcctcctcctgcctgcaccCCGGGAGTTATTCGGCCGGTGAGCGCTGACCGGCTCGTGGTGCAGCGAG GGAGCAGCCTGGAGCCCCAGGAGCGCAGCATGGAGGCGGCGGCCGTGCCCCAAGAGCTGCCCCCTGACCGTGGGGCGCACGAGCTGTTTGGGTACGTGGGGATCGAGGCCGTGCTCGAGCAGATGAAGGTGAAGACCATGAAGATGGGCTTTGAATTCAACATCATGGTTGTCG GGCAGAGCGGGCTGGGGAAGTCCACCATGGTGAACACCCTCTTCAAGTCCAAGGTGAGCCGCAAAGCCTCGCAGCCCAGCCAGGAGGAGCGCATCCCAAAGACGGTGCAGCTGCAGTCGGTCACCCACG TTATTGAGGAGAAGGGGGTGAAGATGAAGCTGACGGTGACGGACACGCCGGGATTTGGGGACCAGATCAACAACGAGAACTG CTGGGACCCCATCATCAAGTACATCAACGAGCAGTACGAGAGGTACCTGCGCGAGGAGATCCTCATCACCCGCAAGAGGAAGATCCCGGACAGCCGGGTGCACGGCTGCGTGTACTTCATCCCCCCCACGGGGCACTG GCTGCGTCCCCTCGACCTGGAGTTCATGCGGAGGCTGAGCAAGATCGTCAACGTGGTGCCGGTGATTGCCAAGGCTGACACGCTCACCCTGGAGGAGCGGGAGGAGTTCAAGCAGCGG ATCCAGCAGGACCTGAAGGCCCACTCCATCAGCGTGTACCCGCAGGAGGATTTTGATGAGGACCCTGATGACCGGTTGCTCAACGATAGGATCCGG GAGAAGATCCCCTTCGCCGTGGTGGGGGCGGACCAGGAGCACCAGGTGAACGGCAAACGGGTGCTGGGCCGCAAGACCAAGTGGGGCATCATCGAAG TGGAGAACCCGGAGCACTGTGAGTTCCCCATGCTGCGGGACCTGCTCATCCG GTCCCACCTGCAGGACCTCAAGGACATCACCCACAACGTGCATTACGAGAGCTACCGCGTGCGGCGGCTGAACGAGAGCAACCGGCCGGCGCCGAGCTCCAACAACGGGCTGCCGGGCAGGGATGAGGACGGGGAGGAGAGCAACCTCTGA
- the SEPTIN12 gene encoding septin-12 isoform X4, translating into MEAAAVPQELPPDRGAHELFGYVGIEAVLEQMKVKTMKMGFEFNIMVVGQSGLGKSTMVNTLFKSKVSRKASQPSQEERIPKTVQLQSVTHVIEEKGVKMKLTVTDTPGFGDQINNENCWDPIIKYINEQYERYLREEILITRKRKIPDSRVHGCVYFIPPTGHWLRPLDLEFMRRLSKIVNVVPVIAKADTLTLEEREEFKQRIQQDLKAHSISVYPQEDFDEDPDDRLLNDRIREKIPFAVVGADQEHQVNGKRVLGRKTKWGIIEVENPEHCEFPMLRDLLIRSHLQDLKDITHNVHYESYRVRRLNESNRPAPSSNNGLPGRDEDGEESNL; encoded by the exons ATGGAGGCGGCGGCCGTGCCCCAAGAGCTGCCCCCTGACCGTGGGGCGCACGAGCTGTTTGGGTACGTGGGGATCGAGGCCGTGCTCGAGCAGATGAAGGTGAAGACCATGAAGATGGGCTTTGAATTCAACATCATGGTTGTCG GGCAGAGCGGGCTGGGGAAGTCCACCATGGTGAACACCCTCTTCAAGTCCAAGGTGAGCCGCAAAGCCTCGCAGCCCAGCCAGGAGGAGCGCATCCCAAAGACGGTGCAGCTGCAGTCGGTCACCCACG TTATTGAGGAGAAGGGGGTGAAGATGAAGCTGACGGTGACGGACACGCCGGGATTTGGGGACCAGATCAACAACGAGAACTG CTGGGACCCCATCATCAAGTACATCAACGAGCAGTACGAGAGGTACCTGCGCGAGGAGATCCTCATCACCCGCAAGAGGAAGATCCCGGACAGCCGGGTGCACGGCTGCGTGTACTTCATCCCCCCCACGGGGCACTG GCTGCGTCCCCTCGACCTGGAGTTCATGCGGAGGCTGAGCAAGATCGTCAACGTGGTGCCGGTGATTGCCAAGGCTGACACGCTCACCCTGGAGGAGCGGGAGGAGTTCAAGCAGCGG ATCCAGCAGGACCTGAAGGCCCACTCCATCAGCGTGTACCCGCAGGAGGATTTTGATGAGGACCCTGATGACCGGTTGCTCAACGATAGGATCCGG GAGAAGATCCCCTTCGCCGTGGTGGGGGCGGACCAGGAGCACCAGGTGAACGGCAAACGGGTGCTGGGCCGCAAGACCAAGTGGGGCATCATCGAAG TGGAGAACCCGGAGCACTGTGAGTTCCCCATGCTGCGGGACCTGCTCATCCG GTCCCACCTGCAGGACCTCAAGGACATCACCCACAACGTGCATTACGAGAGCTACCGCGTGCGGCGGCTGAACGAGAGCAACCGGCCGGCGCCGAGCTCCAACAACGGGCTGCCGGGCAGGGATGAGGACGGGGAGGAGAGCAACCTCTGA